A stretch of Fundicoccus culcitae DNA encodes these proteins:
- a CDS encoding glycerophosphodiester phosphodiesterase family protein, producing MTDKNKFISRLADNPFLIMSHRGFWGGNIIQNTTQSADLAYRAGSDIVEVDVCRSLDGVYYLFHDGGELGLLGIDKHFSHLTSDFIDNVSVLNTLGTPSGYRIQRLSEFLEWLPDDSLVNIDRSWTYWNDKAFFDLLHHSGKAENLLLKSPVQEEWLSNLEKMARGIAYMPIVYQREDVIAVMMRHQVNLVGVEIVAPINNDFLDSNLSVELKQQQILIMANAEKLGEHFDLFVGLDDDASLFNQINQGWDAYLNRGIDIIQTDWPNFMNEYRRTYQKSEVKR from the coding sequence ATGACGGATAAAAACAAATTTATTTCCAGATTAGCCGATAACCCTTTTTTGATAATGTCGCACCGGGGGTTCTGGGGAGGCAATATCATCCAAAATACAACCCAATCAGCTGACCTAGCCTATAGAGCAGGTTCAGATATTGTTGAGGTGGATGTATGTCGCTCATTGGATGGTGTCTATTATCTTTTCCATGATGGTGGTGAATTGGGTCTATTAGGTATTGATAAACACTTTTCACATTTAACATCTGATTTCATCGACAATGTTTCCGTGCTGAATACTTTAGGTACGCCATCTGGCTATCGAATTCAGCGCTTAAGTGAATTTCTTGAGTGGTTGCCTGACGATTCCTTGGTTAATATTGATCGTTCTTGGACATATTGGAATGATAAAGCCTTTTTTGACTTGTTGCACCATTCAGGTAAGGCAGAAAATTTATTATTAAAAAGTCCTGTTCAAGAAGAATGGTTAAGTAATTTAGAGAAAATGGCTCGAGGTATCGCTTATATGCCGATTGTTTATCAAAGAGAAGACGTTATCGCTGTTATGATGCGACATCAAGTTAACTTAGTTGGTGTTGAGATAGTTGCACCTATTAATAATGATTTTTTAGATAGTAATTTATCTGTGGAACTAAAACAGCAACAGATACTGATTATGGCGAATGCAGAAAAATTAGGTGAGCATTTTGACTTATTCGTTGGATTGGATGACGATGCTTCTTTATTTAATCAAATAAATCAGGGATGGGATGCATATTTAAATCGAGGAATAGATATAATTCAGACAGACTGGCCGAATTTCATGAATGAATACAGACGTACGTATCAAAAAAGTGAGGTAAAGAGATGA
- a CDS encoding helix-turn-helix domain-containing protein, producing MMRSDQNTVKNIKQWLLDNDKTQSWLAAEMDIAPSLISQLFSGARKLQPNHIEKFAEISGFTISELASTYELSNVTPTYTVRGKVSNQHGEHALNQLLLDVEHFVQLTNK from the coding sequence ATGATGAGAAGTGACCAAAATACGGTGAAAAATATTAAGCAGTGGCTATTAGATAATGATAAGACGCAATCGTGGTTAGCTGCAGAAATGGACATAGCCCCATCGTTAATTAGTCAATTATTTAGTGGCGCGCGAAAACTTCAACCGAATCATATTGAAAAATTTGCTGAAATTAGTGGTTTTACTATTTCCGAGCTGGCATCTACCTATGAACTGTCAAATGTAACACCCACCTATACTGTACGAGGTAAGGTTTCTAACCAACATGGCGAACACGCGTTGAACCAATTGTTACTTGACGTTGAACACTTTGTTCAGCTAACGAATAAGTAG
- a CDS encoding oligopeptide ABC transporter substrate-binding protein, with amino-acid sequence MLKSKWLKLSLVVSMLGSTFSARVFAQEETAVSFESSVVNEGEAIEGGTLRYAIVGDAFAGVFNGMYYTMGVDGTIISFFNPGLYGYDENFTIDNSGFADIEFDPDNAQVTITIPEGTFWDDGEPLDIDDVIAPYYIVGHPEYDGVRYGVAFTNVVGMEEYKNGDTDVISGLERIDDYTLRVTYIDFTGSILQAGGGVSDYVEPEHILSDIPIAEIIDSDQVRQSPVGFGPYTLTSIVPGEAVTFEANENYYKGKPLIDEIVVEVVSPSQIVAELKAGNYDIASLPSDQFETYKDATNFAILGVEANSYNYIGFKMGVWDEAAGEVNFDPDRVVSNQAFRQAMAYAIDNDSVGSRFYQGLRFNANSHVTPNFGTLHNPDQEGYHYDPEKAKALLAEAGFVDNDGDGFVEDLNGEPFVLGFAAPTSGEVAEVIAQYYIQAWHEVGINVELVDGNLMETNAFYERVEQDDPAIDVFQGAWTIGGDPNQYGFFGRDQFWNDSRFADEELDALHARLNSSETFDEASRIDIYYEWQAYLIDQIPLLPTLFNYSLTAVNNRVSAYDVTTGSDLDWTEIYLLADEPIAE; translated from the coding sequence GTGTTAAAAAGTAAATGGTTAAAATTGTCACTCGTAGTTTCGATGTTAGGGAGTACCTTTTCAGCCCGCGTTTTTGCGCAAGAAGAAACAGCTGTGTCGTTTGAGTCAAGTGTCGTTAACGAAGGCGAAGCAATTGAAGGTGGCACACTTCGATACGCCATAGTAGGAGATGCGTTTGCAGGGGTATTTAATGGGATGTATTATACGATGGGAGTTGACGGAACGATTATTTCCTTCTTCAACCCTGGTTTATATGGTTATGATGAAAACTTTACCATTGATAATTCTGGTTTTGCCGATATTGAATTTGATCCGGACAATGCTCAGGTGACGATTACAATTCCTGAAGGAACGTTCTGGGATGATGGCGAACCGTTGGATATTGATGATGTCATTGCGCCTTATTATATCGTGGGCCATCCCGAATATGATGGGGTTAGATATGGTGTGGCTTTTACAAATGTGGTGGGTATGGAAGAATATAAAAATGGGGACACCGATGTTATTAGTGGACTTGAGCGGATTGATGATTACACCTTACGGGTCACTTACATTGATTTTACGGGGTCCATTTTACAAGCGGGTGGTGGGGTTTCCGATTATGTTGAACCTGAGCATATTTTAAGTGACATTCCAATAGCCGAAATTATCGATAGTGATCAAGTACGTCAAAGTCCGGTTGGTTTTGGTCCTTATACCTTAACATCGATTGTTCCAGGTGAAGCCGTAACGTTTGAAGCCAATGAAAATTATTATAAAGGGAAACCCTTAATCGATGAAATCGTCGTTGAAGTGGTCAGTCCTTCCCAAATTGTAGCCGAGTTAAAAGCCGGAAATTATGATATTGCTAGTTTACCCAGTGATCAATTTGAGACCTATAAAGATGCGACCAACTTTGCCATTCTTGGGGTAGAGGCCAATTCTTACAATTATATTGGCTTTAAAATGGGTGTTTGGGATGAAGCTGCCGGGGAAGTGAATTTTGACCCTGACCGGGTGGTATCCAACCAAGCCTTCCGTCAAGCCATGGCCTATGCCATTGACAATGATTCCGTAGGCAGCCGTTTCTACCAAGGCTTACGTTTTAACGCCAATTCACACGTAACGCCAAACTTTGGCACCTTGCATAATCCGGACCAAGAAGGCTACCATTATGATCCTGAAAAAGCGAAAGCATTATTAGCTGAAGCCGGTTTTGTGGATAATGATGGGGATGGCTTTGTTGAAGATTTAAATGGGGAACCTTTTGTCTTAGGTTTTGCTGCTCCGACATCAGGTGAAGTTGCCGAAGTTATCGCCCAATACTACATTCAAGCCTGGCATGAAGTCGGTATAAATGTCGAGCTGGTCGATGGTAACCTTATGGAAACCAACGCCTTCTATGAACGTGTCGAACAAGATGATCCAGCCATTGATGTCTTCCAAGGTGCTTGGACCATCGGTGGGGACCCGAATCAATATGGTTTCTTTGGACGGGATCAATTCTGGAATGATAGCCGTTTTGCCGATGAGGAATTAGACGCCTTGCATGCACGGTTGAATTCGTCTGAAACCTTTGATGAAGCCTCACGAATTGATATTTATTATGAATGGCAAGCTTATTTGATTGATCAAATTCCACTCTTGCCGACACTTTTTAACTATTCGCTCACGGCTGTCAATAACCGCGTCAGCGCCTACGACGTAACCACCGGCTCCGACTTAGATTGGACCGAAATTTACCTGCTCGCCGACGAGCCAATCGCTGAATAA
- a CDS encoding metallophosphoesterase — protein sequence MTLMMDSNKRFRIAQLTDMHLTNFPFDQNDVQILHDVKKAVEHIEPDLIMITGDFVNSYNNENELEIVTAFFEFLNEFDIPKAITYGNHDTEHKLTRNDLEQLFNTLVSNKVSRVHEKMVDDRTQYVVEINSSEGSLARVLYVMDTGHVAPGEDKTNDWILREQVEWFRESCSQYKSLKNNLLFIHIPIPEYLLAKKNILSGALLEPNQLISTSRINTGLFSELFFSQQIYGVFCGHNHLNNAEMLWEDIHLFYGMFSGKEEKAGDFRGVRYIDLGIEGNTVSSDCVFFNDLVV from the coding sequence ATGACATTAATGATGGATAGTAATAAAAGATTTAGAATTGCACAGCTTACAGACATGCATCTAACGAATTTTCCATTTGATCAAAATGATGTGCAAATATTGCACGATGTAAAAAAGGCCGTTGAACATATTGAGCCTGATTTAATCATGATAACGGGTGATTTTGTTAATAGTTACAACAATGAGAATGAGCTTGAAATAGTAACCGCCTTTTTTGAGTTTTTGAATGAATTTGATATTCCAAAAGCAATTACCTATGGTAACCATGATACAGAGCATAAATTGACTCGAAATGACCTTGAACAGTTATTTAATACGCTTGTTTCGAATAAAGTAAGTCGGGTTCATGAAAAAATGGTTGACGATCGAACGCAATATGTAGTGGAAATTAATAGCTCAGAAGGTTCACTGGCTCGCGTTTTATATGTAATGGATACGGGTCATGTTGCGCCAGGTGAGGATAAGACAAATGACTGGATCCTTAGAGAGCAAGTGGAATGGTTTAGAGAAAGTTGTTCACAATATAAATCCCTAAAAAATAATTTATTATTTATTCATATTCCTATACCAGAGTATCTTCTTGCGAAGAAAAATATATTAAGTGGAGCCTTACTTGAACCCAATCAATTAATTTCAACCAGTCGTATTAATACAGGCCTATTCTCCGAACTATTTTTCTCGCAACAAATTTATGGTGTTTTTTGCGGGCATAATCACCTAAACAATGCCGAAATGTTATGGGAAGACATTCATTTATTTTACGGTATGTTTTCTGGAAAAGAAGAAAAAGCCGGTGACTTTCGAGGCGTGCGCTATATTGATTTAGGCATTGAGGGAAATACAGTGAGTTCTGATTGCGTGTTCTTTAACGATTTAGTCGTTTAG
- a CDS encoding PucR family transcriptional regulator: protein MRLNLNIIYDELSDYDCQIIASENLDLNLRNVCYLPLEPEKLQSEYLYLTTAEKINEYGNINESISLLCLGEPKFDIRNNKLNVIFFNENLSEQSVFEKLLKIFEKYEDWEKSILLSMANNENLQTIFDISTSMLINPIALCDRYNTVVVKSKTFPEDVQGSPWKEAFEKGYVTDDVMENEEYFELNRLVAENNTPILFTSHLTFPGQIQMAARIPREGVPFGYLVSTDFNGDFTKGQLSIIYFIQDILNLALKNNYSMISGEQDLSTFFIENIIKGYDMGERSIAYLLQQWSWKVDDEYSLLVFYPIDDKVLDKSILNMLKNRIKGLSKSSFVFSYDNSIIAIFHNNNKESIAKDYSEQLQGILEITNLHCAVSMNFHNFKYIKYAYQQCGIIRNFSNLNQRIHTFDEVYTDYFLSILEEQTDLASMCNPIILNLYESDKNGKDFIQSLQAYLVHGRSMTAAANALFIHRNTLIFRLRKLEELLNLDLKTVNENTALMLYVSCLVATNKYNQQKVHN from the coding sequence ATGAGACTTAATCTCAATATCATTTACGATGAATTATCGGATTATGATTGTCAAATTATTGCTTCGGAAAATTTAGATTTAAACCTTAGAAACGTTTGTTATTTACCGTTAGAGCCTGAAAAGTTGCAATCTGAGTATCTTTACTTAACAACAGCTGAAAAGATTAATGAGTATGGAAATATAAATGAATCAATTTCATTATTGTGTTTAGGGGAGCCGAAATTTGATATTAGAAATAATAAATTAAATGTCATATTTTTTAATGAAAATCTGTCAGAACAATCAGTGTTCGAAAAATTACTTAAAATATTTGAAAAATATGAAGATTGGGAAAAAAGTATATTGTTGTCCATGGCAAATAATGAAAATTTACAAACCATATTTGATATTTCAACTAGTATGCTTATCAATCCAATTGCACTATGTGATCGTTATAATACAGTGGTTGTAAAGTCGAAAACATTCCCCGAAGATGTGCAAGGTTCTCCTTGGAAAGAAGCGTTTGAAAAAGGATATGTAACTGATGATGTTATGGAGAATGAAGAATACTTTGAGTTAAATCGATTAGTTGCGGAAAACAACACCCCTATTTTGTTCACAAGTCATTTAACTTTTCCGGGTCAAATACAGATGGCAGCAAGAATACCTAGAGAAGGTGTACCTTTTGGCTATTTAGTTTCAACCGACTTTAATGGTGATTTCACAAAAGGCCAACTTTCTATTATATACTTCATACAAGACATTTTGAATCTGGCTTTGAAAAATAATTATTCAATGATTTCTGGAGAACAAGATTTATCTACCTTCTTTATCGAAAATATTATAAAAGGCTACGACATGGGAGAACGTTCGATTGCATATTTATTACAGCAATGGTCTTGGAAAGTAGATGATGAATATTCTTTATTGGTGTTTTATCCTATAGATGATAAAGTATTAGACAAATCGATATTAAATATGCTAAAAAATCGTATTAAAGGATTATCCAAGAGTTCATTTGTATTCTCTTATGATAATAGTATTATAGCAATCTTTCATAATAATAATAAAGAAAGTATAGCGAAAGATTATAGTGAACAACTGCAAGGTATTTTAGAAATAACAAATCTCCATTGCGCAGTAAGTATGAATTTCCATAATTTCAAGTATATAAAGTATGCTTATCAACAATGTGGTATTATTAGAAACTTTTCAAACTTAAATCAACGGATTCATACGTTCGATGAAGTGTATACAGATTACTTTTTAAGTATTCTTGAAGAACAAACTGATTTAGCTAGTATGTGTAACCCAATTATTTTAAATCTCTATGAATCTGATAAGAATGGGAAAGATTTTATACAAAGTTTACAAGCGTACTTAGTTCATGGTCGCAGTATGACTGCAGCAGCAAATGCCCTTTTTATTCATCGCAATACGTTGATTTTTCGATTAAGGAAGTTGGAGGAGTTGTTGAATTTAGATTTAAAAACAGTCAATGAGAATACTGCTTTAATGTTATACGTTTCTTGCCTAGTGGCCACGAATAAGTATAATCAACAGAAGGTTCACAATTGA
- a CDS encoding ImmA/IrrE family metallo-endopeptidase — protein MMKITNNQVAEIADIYASVFLKKYFGEEVFLGSVIERVLSKKAHIIYQNVDDPSYYGATVHMLDKQIIAINTAQPLRIRYYSAAHELWYLLYDADELPIKYDGFEHERVAEQFATRVMLPDGLVRTLLRMIDGTIENKVIEIADLSSMPYVIVTNRLKELGARVSATLMEREEEDWIKVRKLLGYPPSVLDKSDAFKQFWALSKEVEQQLETKEITLEIAANLIKHIDPEQAEKYWKQRQDLLDDWSTEDD, from the coding sequence ATGATGAAAATAACGAACAATCAAGTAGCAGAGATTGCAGATATTTATGCGAGTGTATTTCTGAAAAAATATTTTGGAGAAGAAGTCTTTTTGGGTAGTGTCATTGAGCGCGTGCTGTCTAAAAAAGCCCATATTATTTATCAAAATGTCGATGACCCATCCTATTATGGTGCAACTGTTCATATGCTAGACAAACAGATTATTGCAATAAATACCGCTCAACCTCTACGTATTCGCTACTATAGTGCTGCGCATGAGTTGTGGTATTTATTATATGACGCGGATGAGCTTCCAATTAAATACGATGGATTTGAGCATGAACGTGTTGCAGAACAATTTGCAACTAGGGTTATGTTACCTGATGGGTTAGTTAGAACACTTTTGCGAATGATTGATGGAACCATCGAAAATAAAGTCATTGAAATTGCTGATCTATCTTCAATGCCTTATGTAATCGTAACGAATAGGTTGAAAGAATTGGGAGCAAGAGTTTCAGCAACTTTAATGGAGAGGGAAGAAGAGGATTGGATAAAAGTTAGAAAGCTCTTAGGTTACCCACCAAGTGTTTTGGATAAAAGCGATGCGTTTAAACAGTTTTGGGCATTATCCAAAGAGGTCGAGCAGCAGCTTGAAACGAAGGAGATTACTTTAGAAATAGCAGCAAACTTGATTAAACATATTGATCCTGAGCAGGCAGAAAAATATTGGAAGCAAAGGCAGGATCTTCTTGATGATTGGAGTACTGAAGATGACTGA